The DNA region ACGTCGCGCCCGTGAATTTTTTAATATACGGAAGCGCCTCTGTAAGAACACGTGCCTTTTCAATCGCATTCACCATTTTTTGCTCCTTGTTATCTTACGTTCTGTCCTTCCAAGCCTCTGCTTTAAAGAATGTATTTGCTTAAATCCCTGTCCTTTACCATATCTTTCAGTTTGCCTTCCACCCATTCCTTTGTGACAAGGCGTTTTTCTTTTTTACCGTAAGGCGCGTCAAAAAGCACGTCTTCCAGCACCTTTTCTATTATGGTATGCAGCCTTCTTGCGCCTATATTTTCCGTGGTCTCATTTACTTCAAACGCAAGCTGTGCCAAAGCCGTTATTGAGCCGCCGTCAAAATCAAGTTTTACGTCATCCGTTTCAAGAAGCGCCGAATACTGTTTTATAAGCGAATTTTCCGGTTCTTTTAATATACGTTCAAAATCGTTCTGTGTCAGGCTGCTAAGTTCCACCCTTATCGGAAACCTGCCCTGCAGTTCCGGTATTAAATCCGACGGTTTGGAAACATGAAACGCGCCCGCCGCTATAAACAGTATGTGGTCTGTCCTTACCGTGCCGTATTTTGTCATGACAGTCGTACCTTCCACTATCGGAAGAATATCGCGCTGCACGCCTTCGCGCGATACGTCAATACTGCCATGCGCATTACTGCTTGCAATCTTATCAAGTTCATCAATGAATACAATGCCGTTTCCCTGCACAAGTTCAAGGGCCTCTTTTGTCACCTTGTCCATATCCACAAGCTTCGCGGTTTCTTCTTCCAGTATAATCGCCCTGGCTTCCCGTATAGTTACTTTTTTCTTTTTAACCTTGGTGCCGCCCAGATTTTCCATCATGTCCTGAAGCCCCATTCCAATATCTTCCATTGACTGCCCCGACATTATTTCAAACATGGGCGCCTGCCTGGGCCTTGTATTAATTTCAACGTATTTGTCTTCCATCTCGCCGCGTTTTAACTGCTGCCTGAATTTTTCCCTTGTGTCCTTAAACCTTTCGGTTTCCTGCTTCTGCTGCTCTATTTCCTCTTCGGTCATCATTGATTTTTTCTGCTGCCTTACCGGCGGCACTAAAAGGTCCAGCAGCCTGTCTTCCACAAGCCCTTCCGCTTTTACTTTCACCATGGCCATATGGTCGTCGCGCACCATATTAACACCGGCCTGCATAATATCCTTTACAATTGATTCCACGTCACGGCCCACATAACCCACTTCGGTAAACTTTGAAGCTTCCACTTTTATAAAAGGCGCGCGCACAAGTTTTGCAAGCCTGCGCGCTATTTCTGTTTTACCTACGCCGGTGGGCCCTATCATCAGAATGTTCTTCGGCGTCACTTCTTCCTGCATATCTGCCGGAAGCTTCTGGCGCCTTATTCTGTTGCGCAGCGCGACCGCTACGGCTTTTTTCGCGTTGTCCTGCCCTATGATAAATTTATCAAGCTGTTCAACTATCTCTTTTGGTGTAAATTCTTTTGCCATCTTATGCCCCTATAGTTCTTCGATTGTGATATTTTCATTTGTGTAAATACATATTTCCGAAGCAATTTTCATTGATTCCGCCACAATTTCACGCGCGGACTTATCCGTAAACCTGCTTAAAGCGCGCGCCGCGGCAAGCGCGTAAGTGCCGCCGGAGCCTATTGCGGTAATTCCGTCTTCCGGTTCAATAACTTCGCCGTTGCCGGAAACCACGTATGTCTTTTCGCTGTCTGCCACAATTAAAAGCGCGTCAAGCTGCTTTAACATCTTATCCGTGCGCCAGTCCTTGGCAAGTTCCACGGCCGCCCTTTGAAGCAGCCAGTTGTGTTCCTTTAATTTGGCTTCAAACCTGTCAAAAAGGGTGAACGCGTCCGCTACCGAACCCGCAAAACCCGCGATTATTTTATTCTTTCCTTCAATGGTGCGGACTTTTTTGGCGGTCTGCTTCATTATAGTATTGCCCATTGTCACCTGCCCGTCGCCGCCTATGACTGTCTTTCCGTTTTTCCTGACACAAAGTATCGTTGTCGCGTGAAACATATTTTCCTCCAATATAATAAGGGAAATTTAGAGTATAAGTATATCATAATGAATGATTAAATTTCAATGGCTTTAACCCGTCCTCTGATACCTTTTCCTTATAATATAGGGGCTGATTTTACCCAAAAACACAGCGGGACGGACCAAACTTTTTCAATTGACTAATCCCGTCATAATTGTTATTATTATCCACACGGTAGACGTTGCTTTTTGAGACAGTATTGACTTGTTAAATATACCCTGCTGCGTTCGTGTAGAGGTCATTAATTTTGGTCCAACGCCTTTAAACTAGGGAGCCTTTTATTTGCGCCAAGTGCACGCCCCGCAAGGGGAAGCCGGAAGCGCGGATGTTGGCACCCACCTGTTGACAGGGCCCAAAATCCGGCTTCTCACGGCGATTGGCGGGGTTAATTTTGTGCGGCGGAGAGAAAAGATTAATGTTGATAAAATATATTAAAAAATCCGAAAATATAGGTAATAATACATTACCGGTTATCGGTGGCGTCCTTCCCTTTTTATATAATAAAAAGGCAAGAACCATTTAATATTTTTTTCACGCAATTTTTCTCTCCAAAAAAACTCTTTTTTCTCCTCCGCGCAAAAAACGGAATCCTTATATTATTAAGGATTAAAACAAACATTGGACAATTTTTGGAGGAGGTTTAGGAAATGGAGTATTTAATTGTGGCAATACTCGCCCTTATCGTGGGCGTGGCAGCAGGTTTTTTCGGACGAAAAATTTTCGCGGAAGGCCAGATTTCCAGCGCAAAAAAGTATGCTGAACAGATAGTGGAAGGGGCCAAGAAAGAAGCGGGTTCCATTAAGAAAGAAGCGGAACTTGAATCCAAAGACACCATTTTAAAGGCGCAGGCTGACTTTGACGCGAAAACACGCGAAACAAAAACAGAAATAGCCAACGTGGAAAAAAAGGTCCGCCAGAGGGAAGAAAATCTGGACAAGAAAATGGAAATAATTGACAAAAAAGAAAAAGACCTTTCCACCAAAGAAAAATCTTTAACCGACCTGGAAAAGAAACTTTCAACCCGCGACCAGGAACTTGATGCCGTAATCGGCGAACAGCGCAAGAAACTTGAAAACATCTCCGGCTTATCCGCGGAATCCGCCAAACAGGAACTTATCCGTTCCATGATGGACGCCGCCAAACAGGAATCGCTTTTAATGTTAAGGCGCCTTGAGGAAGAGACAAAAGAAACAGCGGAAAAGAAAGCCCGCGACATCGTATCAATCGCCGTACAGCGCATCGCCGCTGACCATACTTCGGAAATCAGCGTGTCTGTTGTTCCCCTTCCAAGCGATGACATGAAAGGCCGTATCATAGGCCGCGAAGGAAGAAACATTAAAACCCTTGAAACAGCCACAGGCGTTGACTTTATCATTGATGATACTCCCGAGGCTGTTACAATTTCAGCGTTTGACCCGGTAAGAAGAGAGATTGCAAAACTTGCCCTTCAGAAACTTATCCAGGACGGCAGGATACACCCGGGAAGAATTGAAGAAGTTGTTGAAAAAACAAAACTTGAAATGGACCAGCGCCTTAAAGAAATCGGCGAACAGGCGGCTATGGACGTTGGAATTCCAAACATACACCCGGAAATTATCAAACTTCTTGGAAAACTTCAGTACAGGACAAGCTATGGCCAGAACGTTTTAAAACACTCCGTGGAAATGGCTTATATCACTTCCATACTTGCGTCAGAACTTGGAATTGACCCCACCCTTTCAAGGCGCGCCGCGCTGCTTCATGATATCGGCAAAGCGATTGACCATGAAATACAGGGCAGCCACGTCGCGCTTGGCGTTGATGCCGCAAGAAAATACGGCGAATCAGAAGCCGTACTTCACGCGATAGCAGCCCACCATAATGACATTGAACCAAAAACAATTGAAGCCGTGCTTGTACAGGCAGCTGACGGAATATCCGCCGCAAGGCCGGGAGCAAGGCGCGAGACACTGGAAAATTACGTGAAACGCCTTGAGAACCTTGAAAAAATAGCATCCGCATTTGAAGGCGTTCAGAGAACGTTTGCCATACAGGCAGGCCGCGAAATAAGAATAATGGTGGAAGCGGATAAAATTGACGATAACAGGTCATTCATGCTTTCCAAAGAAATAGCCAAAAAGATAGAAGAAGAACTTGAATACCCCGGACAGATTAAGGTAACTGTAATCCGCGAAGTAAGGGCCGTAGAATACGCAAAGTAAAATATTAATCACCGCACCGGTGCCGCATAAAAACGGCACCGGTGCATAAAAAGCAAGAGGTACTTCAAATGGTAAATGTTCTGTTCATCGGAGACATCAACGGAAGGCCGGGCAGGGATGCTGTAGAACAGCTTCTTCCGGGCCTGATAAAAGAAAAGCAGATTGATTTTGTAATTGCCAACGGCGAAAATTCCGCCGCCGGATTCGGCATCACCCCCGACGTATTCAAAAAACTTATGGCAATGGGAATTGACGTTATAACCACCGGCAACCACATCTGGGACAAACGCGACATTATCCCTTTAATGGATATGGAACCCGCCCTTTTAAGGCCTTACAACCTTGCCCCCGGAAATCCCGGTATTGGCTGCGGAGTTTATGAATGTAAAAGAAATAATAAGAACGTAAAAATAGGCGTTATATCCATGATTGGGCGCGTTTACATGCAGCCGTCAGACTGCCCTTTTAGGGCCGCGGAAAAAGCGTTAGCCGAAGTAAAAAAGGACACACGTATTGCAATAATAGATATTCATGCCGAAGCCACTTCGGAAAAACAGGCGCTGGCATTCTTTCTGGACGGCAGGGTTTCAGCCGTCCTTGGCACACACACGCACGTACAGACCGCCGATGAAAGAATACTAAGCTACGGCACCGGTTTTATCACGGATGCCGGAATGACGGGCTCTATGGATTCGGTAATAGGCGTTAAAAAAGAAATCATAATAGAAAAATTCCTGACGGGCATGCCTGCCAGATTTGAAATATCCGAAACAGACGTGCACTTTAACGGCGTATTTCTTTCAATAGACGAAACCAACGGAAAAACAACTTTAATAGAAAGGATTAATATAAAAAAATGAACGCTATTGCCGCATCAGTAATTCCGATGCTTCTGTTTTTATCGTCTTTTTTCCTTTACCTTAAGACTCTGTGCCCCGGCGTGTACTTTGGCGACAGCGGAGAGTTAATAGCAATGGCGTACACCCTTGGCATCCCTCACCCCACCGGATTCCCCTTATACATACTTTTATCAAAACTGTTTTTATACATGCCAATTGCCAATCCCGCGTTCAGAATGAACATTATGTCAGCTGTCTTTGCCGCGGCATCTGTTGTGCTTTTATTCCACTGCGTGCTTTTGCTTTTAAAAAATGAAGAAAACAAAAAATTAAAATATATGGCGGGGGTTTTTGCCGCGCTGCTTTTTATGTTTTCATACACGCTGTGGTCACAGTCAGGCATTGCAAGAATATACTCCTTAAACGCCTTTTTCTGCCTTGCTGCACTTGGCAGTTTTTTAAAGTATTCAATGGAAAACGGCAGATTTAAATACCTTGCTTTGCTGGGCTTTATCACCGGCCTTGGCGCCGGGCTGCACCTTTCTTTTATTATATTTTCAGCACTATTATGGCTGTCTATAATTATATCCGAACGTAAAAACTTTCTGAAAAAAATACCTGCAATAATATTTTTTATGGCCGCGGGCGTTTCTGTTTATCTTTACATCTTTATCCGAGGGCTGTCAGACACCGTCTTAAGCTGGAAAACCTTTACCCGCCTGGCTGACTTTTTTGGGTACTTTTCACAGAAAGACTACAGCGGAAAAATGTTCACGCGCGACCTTTTAGGGTACATCACATTTCTTGGATACGCGGGAAAAACCCTGTTAAGGGAATTTTCAATTCCGGGGATGGCGCTTCTTCTTACAGGTACCATAGCCGCGGGAATATCAAAGTTTAAGCACTTCTGGCTTTTTATAATTATCTTCTTTTCCAACATACTGCTTCTGGCTTTTTACGGTGCTTTTCACGACCTGCAGCTGGCTTTCAGATACTTTATCCCTTCTTACGCCGCATTATTACTTCTTGGGACATACGGGCTTTATACGCTTAAGGACAGGCTGCCCTCGTTAAAACTTCAGGCATTAATATTCCCTGCCGCGCTAATAATCGCGCTGCCTCTGGCAATAATAAAAAATTACCATGAAAATGACCGTTCTTTAAATTTCATGGCTGTCAATTACCCCGGCGACCTGCTGATGGGCATGCCAAAAAAAGCCAATCTTTTTTCAAACGGCGACAACCAGATATTTCCGCTTACTTATGCCAAATTTGTCCTTAACAAATATAAGGATATTACGGTGTACGACAGCGTAAACACCATATTCAGGGATATTGACAATTTACGGGTAAAGACAGGCTCTTTAAAAGTGGTGACAAATATCCTTACAGCTTTTGAACAGAATAAAACCGATATCTATTCAACCACAAAACTTGGCGCCCCGGTGCTTAACGAAAGCCTGAACGGGCTTTCATACAGAATAACCCCGGATTTTTCCTATTCAAGCAATCTGCCATGGAAACTTATGCCGCTTAAAAATATACTTTATGATGATAAAATATATCACGAATTTGAAGAACGTGAAGTGGCCGGCATATACTGGTACAGGCTGGCGGAAATGTATCTGTCTGAAAATAACGAGGAACTTTTTAATTACGCCGCCGGCAGGGCGCTTGAGACAGGGTATGACGCAGTGCCGGTTATCGGCAATATGGCAATTATAATAACCACCCCTCCCCTTGCTAATTTCCCGGTGGCGGAGCAGCTGGTAAAAAAGGCCCTTAAACTACAGCCTTATAATACAGAACTTATGTCTAACCTTGGAAGCATCTATGGAAATATGGGCAAATACAGGGAAGCGGCAGAGATGTTTGAAAAGGTTATAAAACTTGAACCAAATAATTTTAACGCGATGATGTTTTTAAACAAGGCAAAAGAACAGATGATGAAGGAATCCATGAAAAAAGCCATGGAAAGCGCGCGCGACGCCTTTTTTAATGACGGCATGAAACTGATGAAAGAAAAAAAGTTTAAAGAGGCCGCCCCCTATTTCCAGAACGACCTTGAAAAGAACCCGGCGCTGGCGCGCTCTAACTTTCACCTGGGGCTTATTCACTCCATGAGCGGAGATTATGATAAAGCCATACCGCAGTTTGAAACAGCGCTGAAAAAAGAACCGGCAAATTTCAACACATTAAACAACCTTGCGCTTACCTATATAAGGCTGTCCCAAACAGCCAAAGCGAAGGAGTATTTTGATAAATCCCTGAAAATAAACCCGGACCAGGAACGCGTAATAAAAATGCTGCAGGATTTGAAGTAGTTTAACGCAAGAGTGCGTTTTCTGAAATTCATATGATTACCATACATGACAAATAAAGTCAAAATTCACTTTCTATCAATTACGTTTTCTGTCTCTTAACGTAGAGACACATCATGATGCGTCTAAGATTTTAAAAACCGAGACGCTATATATTGCATCTCTACTTTAAAGAACAAAAACTTATACTACTTAGTTATTTTCAGGCCGAATTTAAGGTTTGCCTGCACGGCTTTATCTGTTGGGCCTTCAGAGTAGATGCGCAGCAGCGGCTCTGTCCCGGAAAAGCGGAAGAGAATCCATTCATTATCTCCCAAAATATACTTAATACCGTCAAGGCGGTTTACCGATACTATCTTTTTACCCGCTATCTTGCCCTTCTTTTCCAACGCGTCAGCTTTGGCAAAGATGGTTTTCCTGTTTTTCTCGTTAAAAGTCACATCCACCCTGTCGTACCTGTACTCCCCGTATTTTTTATCAAGTTCAGCCAGCACCCTGCCTATACGTTTGCCTTCTTTGGCAAGAAATTCCAGAATAGTCAAATTTCCAAAAATGCCGTCGCGCTCCGGCAGAAAATACCCAAAACCAACCCCGCCGCTTTCTTCCCCGCCTATTACTGTTTTGTCTTCTATCATTTTTTCGCCTATATACTTGAATCCCACAGGCGTCTCTGTCAGTTTTATCCCGTACTCTTTTGCCAGTTTGTTCACCAGGAAAGTGCCTGATATGGTTTTTACAAAATTAAAATCCATTTTTTTATTTTTTATATGGTGCAATAACATAAAGACCAGGACTTTATGCGACGTGATAAATTCGCCTTTCTCATTAACAAGCGCCATTCTGTCCCCGTCGCCGTCAATGGCAATTCCGATATCCGCTTTAAGTTTTTTTACGGTTTCGCAAAGTTTTGAAAGGTTCTGTTTAATGGGCTCCGGATTTATTCCGCCAAAAAGAGGGTCCCTTTTATTGTTGATGACAACCAGTTTTTTATAGCCGTCAAGGGCGGCTTCCATATAACCCGCGCCGGAACCATACATACAGTCCAATACAATTTTCATTCCGCTTTTTTTAATGGCGGAAACATCTATAAGGTTTTTTACCGCCTGAACATAATGCGCGTCGTAATTTATTTTTTCAAGATTACCCTTTTTTGCGGCCGGGTGTTTGCCTATCAGTTTTTCCACTTTTTCAGTCTCGGCTCCGGATAATCCGGCGCCGTACCTGTTTTTGATTTTAAAACCGTTATAGGTGTAAGGGTTGTGCGACGACGTAATCATAATACCCGCGTCCATTTTAAAATTACGCACAGACCAGGATACCAGCGGGGTATGAACTGCCTTATCAAAAAGCTTTACTTTAAAGCCATAGCCTGCAAGCCTTTGCGCCGTAAAAAACGCGTAATTTTCCGACATAAACCTGTTATCATATCCCACTGCCACAACAGGTTTTTTTGCTTCTTTAAGTATATACAGGGCAAACGCATCCGTGACTTTACCAAGATTTTCGTAAGTAAAAGCGTCTGCTATTTTCGCGCGCCAGCCGTCTGTCCCAAATTTTATTTCAGCCATTTTTCCGCCCCATTCTGCTGTGATGCGTTATTATTGTTTTATCCCCTATGACAGCGTCTTCAATGTGCGCGTTTGAATGTATCATACAGCCTCTTCCTATCACGGAGTTTTTTATGACCACATTTTCTTCTATTACTGTATCTTCCCAGATTATACTTTTTTCAACCGAAGAATTATCGCCCAACACGCAATTATTACCTATTATTGAAAGCGGGTTTATTGAACATTTTTTAATAACGGCATTATCACCTATATAAGCAGGCCCCCTTAAGAAGGCTTTTTTATCGGCTTTTACCCCTTGTCCAAAAAAGACCTCCCATTTCAGGGTTTTAGCGTATTTTATTACCGGATCCGTGAATTTTTTTTCAAGGACATCAAAATTCGCCTGCACGTATTTATCAAGCCTTCCTATATCCAGCCAGTAAAAATCGGCTTTATAGGCGCATACATTTTCCCCGGCTTTAAGCACCTGCGGGTAAAACTGCCTTTCCACCGAATAATTCTTTCCGGCCGGAATGTAATCAAGCACCTTTTTATTGAAAATATAAATCCCGGCGTTTATCCAGCTGTTGCCTCTGCTTTCATCAGCATTTGGTTTTTCAAGAAAACGCAGCACTTTGTTGCCGCTGCCGGTTTCCACAAGCCCGTAAGCGCTTGGGTCTTCCACTTTATGCAGCGCTATGGTTACGGAAGCATTGGACTTTTTATGAAAAGCCGCCATTTTTGTAATATCAATATCGGTTAAAATATCACCGTTTAATATTATGGTGGTATCATCCATATATTTTTCAGCGTTTTTAATCGCGCCGCCTGTCCCAAGCGGGGATTCTTCCACAGCATATCTTATTTTAACGCCGTACTTTACCCCTGTCCCCAGTATTTTTTTTATTTTTTGCGGCATATGGCATATACTTAAAATAATCTCTTTTATCCCGTGTTTTTTCAACAGTCCAAACTGGTGTTCAAAAAAATGTTTGTCCACGATTGGAACCATGCATTTTAAGGTATTCAATGTCAAAGGCCTTAGCCTTGTGCCTTCCCCGCCAATTAAAATAAGTGCTTTCATTTTGCCTCCGCTGAATGTTTGGTCATATTATAATGATTTAAAGTATTTATACGTTTCTGCTACGCCGTCAATAAGCTTGACCTCGGGAGTCCATCCAAGTATTTTCTTTGCTTTTTTGTTATCCAGAACGTTTGCCAGAATATCGCCTTCCCTGAAAGGGCCGGGCACGGCAGGAGTGGTAAAATTCATCACTTTCTGAACAGCCTTATAAAGCTGATTCACGTCTGTGGGTGTGCCTGTACCTATGTTAAATTCATTATTATCGCCTTTTTTAAGCGCAAGTACGTTAGCTGCCGCAACATCGCCCACATATACATAATCCCTGACGCACTTGCCGCCTCCGAATATTACAGGCGCGGCTCCTGACATCATCTTTTTAATGAATATTGCCACAACACCGGCTTCGCCGTGAGGTACCTGGCGCGGCCCGTAAACGTTGCTGTACCGGACGATGGTATATTTCATTTTATGCTGTGCGGCAAAAAATTTAACATAAAGCTCTCCTGCCACCTTGCTTATACCGTAAGGGCTCTCTGCCGCGTAAGGGTGTGTTTCCGCCACAGGAAGTTTGGCAGGCGTTCCGTAAACAGTACCGCCGCTGGACACAAATATTATTTTTTTCACGCCCGCCTTTACCGCGCATTCCAGCATGTTGATAACGCCCATAACATTTATATCCGCGTCAAACGCCGGGTTCTTAACGGAATCCGGCACGCTTATCTGCGCCGCATGATGGCTTATGGCGTCAATTTTTTCTTTTTTCATGACACTGGTAAGTTTTTTGTCGCGTATGTCCATTTTATAAAACTTAATCCCTTTACTTACGTTTCTCATATTTCCCGCAAACATATTGTCCACAGATACCACTTTATGCCCCGCTTTTTTAAAAGCATCCGCGACATTGCTTCCTATAAATCCCGCCCCGCCCGTAACAAGTATGTTCATTTTGAATACCTCACTTTTTTATTTAATATGTACTATTTTTTGCTATAGAGACGCAACATGTTGCGTCTAAGAACTGCAAAACGAGACGCAATGTATTGCGTCTCTACGCTAAAGAGCAGAAAAAAACCAAACTAATACGCGCCTTTATGGTGGAACATTTCAAGGGCGGTTTTTATTATTATTTTAATATCAAACCACAGCGACCAGTTTTCAATATAATACAGGTCGTATTTTATTCTTTCTTCAAGCGATGTATTACCGCGCAGCCCGTTGGCCGCAGCCCAGCCTGTAATACCAGCCTTTACTTTATGCCTTTCAATATAACGCGGAATCTCATTTTTAAATTTTTCAACAAAGTGCGGGCGCTCCGGACGCGGCCCCACTATGCTCATCTCGCCTTTTAACACATTAATAAGCTGCGGAAGTTCGTCTATACTGGATTTTCTTAAAAACGTGCCTATCGCAGTACGCCTTTCGTCATTTTCTTTCGCCCACACAGGGCCGGTTTTTGTTTCAGCGCCTGTTTTCATCGACCTGAATTTATACATCCAGAATACTTTATTATCCCTGCCAACCCTGTCCTGCCTGTAAAACACAGGCCCCGGGGAACTTATTTTTATAAGTACGGCCACAACAACAAAAAGCGGCAAAAGGATAAGAAGCCCTATACCCGAAACAATTACATCCATTGCCCGTTTTATAACCCTGTTTACCCTTAAATTTAAAGGCAGCTCTTTAACCGTAAATACAGGTATCCCGTTAATCTCGCCATAATCAATATTTTTTGTAATTATTCCAAGGATGTCCGTCGCTATCATAAATTTCACATTTTCATTCGCCAGTATCGTATCCGCGATATCCCGCCTGTTGTAATCCGGAAGCCCCACAAAAACTTCATCAGGTTTTAATTTCTTTATTATTCTGTCAATTTCTTTCACCCTGCCAAGCACGTTCACATTCTTATATTTTTTTCCTTTTCTTAATTTATCCGTAACGCACCCTAATATTTTATAACCCATCTCCGGATGCCAGTTTATCCTTTCTATCATATTACCCGCTATATCCCCTGCGCCTACAATTAAAATCGTCTGTGTAAGATAGCCCTTTCTGTTAAGCGTGTTATAAATCCCCCTGAAAATAAGCCTCCATAAAAAAGCTGCCGCTATTCCCAGCCCCATACTGTAAAGCATAACAATCCTTGAATAAGATATTTCCCTTAAAAAGAAAGTAGCCGCAAGCATCACGCCATAAGCGCCCGCGGACGCGGCAAATACCGACGTAAGTTCGTCAAAACGCGACCGCCCCACCCTTAAAAAATACAACCCCGCGTAGTTAAAAGCTAAAACCACTATTACAGCTATAAAAGGAAGCGCCTGTATATAATGCATTAAAGGCGGAACCGAATGCCTTAGCGGAACCAGCTGCAGATAAAATCTTAAGTAATATGCCAGAAGAAAAGTTCCGCAGAAGCATATTACATCACCCGCAAGCAGAAGCATCTTTGCGAAAAAAAGCACCTTTTTTTTATCCATTACACATTAACCCCGTTATTCTTTAAAAATTTCCTTAAGTTCAGATCAAATTGCTCTCCGGAAAACCTTAACGCGTTTTCCCTTACTTTGTTAACATCATATATTTTACCGCGCATTATATCAAGTTTTTTGATAAAGTCTTCGGTTGTGCCGTCATAAAACTCCCCTGTTTCGCCGGGAATAATCACCTCTGTCGCCCCGCCCACATTATATGCCAGTACAGGGGCGCCGCACGCCTGCGCTTCCGCGTTAGTAATACCAAAATCCTCTTCACCCGGGAACAAAAACGCCTTGGTCCTTCGGTATGCGTCCTTTATTATATCTTTCGGAACCCTGCCCAGAAAGTGTATATTCTTGTTGCCGTCCGCCATCTTTTCAAGTTTTGTAAGCATAGGGCCGGTGCCTATTACTACAAGGTGTTCATCCGGCATTTTTAAAAACGCATTCACAAGAAAATCTATTTTTTTATACTCTGTAAGGGCTGATACCGCAAGGTAAAAATTCTCCCTTTTCTGCGCGGGGTTGACAGTATAGTACTGCGTGTCCACGGGCGGATAAATCACCGACGCTTGCGCGCTATAGTATTTCTCTATACGTTTTTTTACGTGGTTTGAATTGGCTATGTAATGGCTGACTCTGCCCGCTGTTTTCGCGTCCCATTTTCTAAGATAAGGCATTATTCCCGAAATAAGGGCGTACTTTACAGCTCCGTTTTTTTCTCTGGAAAAATAATTATCAAACTGATCCCATGCGTATCTCATAGGCGTGTGGCAGTAGCAGAAGTTTTTTATATCTTTTTTATGTTT from Candidatus Goldiibacteriota bacterium includes:
- a CDS encoding phosphoglucomutase/phosphomannomutase family protein is translated as MAEIKFGTDGWRAKIADAFTYENLGKVTDAFALYILKEAKKPVVAVGYDNRFMSENYAFFTAQRLAGYGFKVKLFDKAVHTPLVSWSVRNFKMDAGIMITSSHNPYTYNGFKIKNRYGAGLSGAETEKVEKLIGKHPAAKKGNLEKINYDAHYVQAVKNLIDVSAIKKSGMKIVLDCMYGSGAGYMEAALDGYKKLVVINNKRDPLFGGINPEPIKQNLSKLCETVKKLKADIGIAIDGDGDRMALVNEKGEFITSHKVLVFMLLHHIKNKKMDFNFVKTISGTFLVNKLAKEYGIKLTETPVGFKYIGEKMIEDKTVIGGEESGGVGFGYFLPERDGIFGNLTILEFLAKEGKRIGRVLAELDKKYGEYRYDRVDVTFNEKNRKTIFAKADALEKKGKIAGKKIVSVNRLDGIKYILGDNEWILFRFSGTEPLLRIYSEGPTDKAVQANLKFGLKITK
- a CDS encoding NAD-dependent epimerase/dehydratase family protein; translated protein: MNILVTGGAGFIGSNVADAFKKAGHKVVSVDNMFAGNMRNVSKGIKFYKMDIRDKKLTSVMKKEKIDAISHHAAQISVPDSVKNPAFDADINVMGVINMLECAVKAGVKKIIFVSSGGTVYGTPAKLPVAETHPYAAESPYGISKVAGELYVKFFAAQHKMKYTIVRYSNVYGPRQVPHGEAGVVAIFIKKMMSGAAPVIFGGGKCVRDYVYVGDVAAANVLALKKGDNNEFNIGTGTPTDVNQLYKAVQKVMNFTTPAVPGPFREGDILANVLDNKKAKKILGWTPEVKLIDGVAETYKYFKSL
- a CDS encoding NDP-sugar synthase, with translation MKALILIGGEGTRLRPLTLNTLKCMVPIVDKHFFEHQFGLLKKHGIKEIILSICHMPQKIKKILGTGVKYGVKIRYAVEESPLGTGGAIKNAEKYMDDTTIILNGDILTDIDITKMAAFHKKSNASVTIALHKVEDPSAYGLVETGSGNKVLRFLEKPNADESRGNSWINAGIYIFNKKVLDYIPAGKNYSVERQFYPQVLKAGENVCAYKADFYWLDIGRLDKYVQANFDVLEKKFTDPVIKYAKTLKWEVFFGQGVKADKKAFLRGPAYIGDNAVIKKCSINPLSIIGNNCVLGDNSSVEKSIIWEDTVIEENVVIKNSVIGRGCMIHSNAHIEDAVIGDKTIITHHSRMGRKNG
- a CDS encoding glycosyltransferase, yielding MKAAVIHDWLTGMRGGEAVLESILDIFPEADIFTLVCDRDAVSDKIKKHKIHTSFLQKIPGVFKSYRNFLPLFPAAIESFNLKGYDIIISSSHCVAKSVKHKKDIKNFCYCHTPMRYAWDQFDNYFSREKNGAVKYALISGIMPYLRKWDAKTAGRVSHYIANSNHVKKRIEKYYSAQASVIYPPVDTQYYTVNPAQKRENFYLAVSALTEYKKIDFLVNAFLKMPDEHLVVIGTGPMLTKLEKMADGNKNIHFLGRVPKDIIKDAYRRTKAFLFPGEEDFGITNAEAQACGAPVLAYNVGGATEVIIPGETGEFYDGTTEDFIKKLDIMRGKIYDVNKVRENALRFSGEQFDLNLRKFLKNNGVNV
- a CDS encoding undecaprenyl-phosphate glucose phosphotransferase; its protein translation is MDKKKVLFFAKMLLLAGDVICFCGTFLLAYYLRFYLQLVPLRHSVPPLMHYIQALPFIAVIVVLAFNYAGLYFLRVGRSRFDELTSVFAASAGAYGVMLAATFFLREISYSRIVMLYSMGLGIAAAFLWRLIFRGIYNTLNRKGYLTQTILIVGAGDIAGNMIERINWHPEMGYKILGCVTDKLRKGKKYKNVNVLGRVKEIDRIIKKLKPDEVFVGLPDYNRRDIADTILANENVKFMIATDILGIITKNIDYGEINGIPVFTVKELPLNLRVNRVIKRAMDVIVSGIGLLILLPLFVVVAVLIKISSPGPVFYRQDRVGRDNKVFWMYKFRSMKTGAETKTGPVWAKENDERRTAIGTFLRKSSIDELPQLINVLKGEMSIVGPRPERPHFVEKFKNEIPRYIERHKVKAGITGWAAANGLRGNTSLEERIKYDLYYIENWSLWFDIKIIIKTALEMFHHKGAY